The following proteins are co-located in the Chryseobacterium daecheongense genome:
- a CDS encoding metallophosphoesterase, with protein MNLSFKTHLKIISVPFRFLLVSGLLYSCATYNVKKGKNLQEIKNSAINSENDFKIFLVGDAGNADEPQAKQTLDILKGKLDSADKNSMLIFLGDNIYPSGMPKKKDKEYPLAKEKMENQLSITKNFKGRTLVIPGNHDWYHGLDGLKAQEDFVKDYLNDKKAFLPKNACPIDDISLTSDIKLIVIDSEWVIANWDKYPGMNKNCNIKTRDDLFYEFQDLITKNQGKRIIVALHHPVISSGTHAGYNSARSHLFPFKGNIPAPGIATIINILRNTSGASMEDINNQHYADLANRLKSIVQDKENVIFVSGHDHNLQYHTDRNIKQIISGGGSKVDPATIAEQTDFSYGGSGFAVLNIRKDQSCDVEYFSTKNSKVKTLAHIDVISKPETFVNNYPNSFPATITSTVYPANLTEKRKFYRWLWGDHYRKYYGIPIEAKTANISELDGGYIPFREGGGNQSNSLRLKAKDGQEFVMRGIKKSAVRFLNNMAFKKSTFGEELYDTFPDKFLLDFYTTSHPFTPFIVGNLAEKVNITHSNPRLFYIPKQQALGDYNEHYGDEMYMIEERFSSDPKTLESLDNARDILSTDDVLKNLSKNYKYSIDKESYIRARIFDMLLGDWDRHSDQWKWAEYKDGDKIIYKPIPRDRDQAFSKYDGAAFKLIMNVPAIRHMKTFKEDIQSVKLLATEPYPIDLVFLKGSTQEEWVAQAKYIQEHLTDADINEAFDHLPKEVRDETSEDIQRKLKLRKEKLQDYAVQYYDVLQEKVPLAGTVNQDKFVIVKNANSVDVKQYKLDDKGENPELVFEKTYYDNKTKELWIYGLEDDDVYDVSGNGKPKMNIRLVGGDNHDVYNVANGKKISIYDFKSQKNTYNAGSAAKHISDDYDVNTYNYKHPKYNFFAGYPNADYNPDDGLIIGVLANYTVNNFVRDPFTQKHSLKANFYTNTAGFSLAYKGIFKKAISGWDFNLDAAYTTPRFSENFFGLSNESEYDREDTKAKYNRARISKFNFAPSISKKSWLNLSHQFQLTFEDNKVQRKGDRFVDQSPDVNPGVFKSQQFGGANYTFSFKNLDNNAFPTLGLEFVASVNWKTNLSDFDRNFLFVNGSLNIHHRIDKKANFVFSNSNNVMWINNNNFEFYQAASIGGNNGLRAFRNDRFSGKSYFTNNSEIRWDFGRIKNNIIPANLGILVGYDLGRVWNDNENSRKWHQAAGVGLWLSLVEMFSARLNYFYGSDGGRISAGVGMNF; from the coding sequence ATGAATTTATCCTTTAAAACTCATCTAAAAATAATTTCAGTCCCATTTAGGTTCTTATTGGTATCAGGACTCTTATATTCTTGTGCTACCTATAACGTAAAAAAGGGAAAAAACTTACAGGAAATTAAAAATTCTGCTATAAATTCTGAAAACGACTTTAAAATTTTCCTGGTTGGGGATGCGGGCAACGCAGATGAGCCACAGGCGAAGCAAACGCTGGATATTCTTAAGGGTAAACTGGACTCAGCCGACAAAAATTCGATGCTGATCTTTTTGGGTGATAACATCTATCCTTCAGGAATGCCTAAAAAGAAAGATAAAGAGTATCCTCTGGCCAAAGAAAAAATGGAAAATCAGCTTTCCATTACAAAAAATTTCAAGGGAAGAACCCTCGTCATTCCCGGAAATCATGATTGGTATCATGGTTTAGACGGATTAAAAGCACAGGAAGATTTTGTGAAGGATTATCTGAATGATAAAAAGGCTTTTTTACCTAAAAATGCTTGTCCTATTGATGATATAAGCCTGACCAGTGATATCAAGTTAATCGTTATCGATAGTGAGTGGGTTATAGCCAACTGGGACAAATATCCGGGAATGAATAAAAACTGCAATATCAAAACCCGGGACGATCTTTTTTATGAATTCCAGGATCTGATTACTAAAAATCAGGGAAAAAGGATTATTGTCGCTTTACACCACCCTGTTATCAGCAGTGGAACTCATGCGGGATATAATTCTGCTAGGTCTCACCTTTTTCCATTTAAAGGAAATATTCCGGCTCCCGGAATTGCAACAATTATTAATATTCTCAGAAATACCTCCGGTGCCAGCATGGAGGATATCAACAACCAGCATTATGCCGACCTTGCCAACAGGTTAAAGAGTATCGTCCAGGATAAAGAAAATGTAATCTTTGTTTCGGGACATGACCATAACCTTCAATACCACACCGACAGGAATATCAAACAGATCATCAGCGGCGGAGGTTCCAAAGTAGATCCTGCAACCATCGCTGAACAGACCGATTTTTCCTATGGAGGAAGTGGTTTTGCTGTTTTAAACATCCGCAAAGATCAAAGCTGCGATGTTGAGTACTTTTCCACTAAAAATAGCAAGGTTAAAACATTGGCCCATATCGACGTAATATCCAAACCTGAAACCTTTGTCAACAACTACCCTAATTCCTTTCCGGCTACCATCACCTCAACGGTGTATCCGGCAAACTTAACGGAAAAAAGGAAGTTCTACAGATGGTTATGGGGTGACCATTACAGAAAATATTATGGAATTCCTATTGAAGCTAAAACTGCCAATATTTCAGAATTAGACGGTGGATATATCCCTTTCAGGGAAGGAGGTGGAAACCAGTCCAACAGCTTGAGACTAAAAGCTAAAGATGGTCAGGAATTCGTCATGAGAGGCATTAAAAAAAGTGCCGTACGTTTTCTGAATAACATGGCCTTTAAAAAAAGTACCTTCGGAGAGGAACTGTATGACACTTTTCCGGACAAATTCCTGCTTGACTTCTATACAACCAGTCATCCGTTCACTCCATTTATTGTTGGAAATCTGGCGGAAAAAGTAAATATTACGCACAGTAATCCAAGATTATTCTATATTCCAAAACAACAGGCCCTTGGAGATTACAATGAACATTACGGTGACGAAATGTACATGATCGAAGAACGCTTTTCTTCAGATCCTAAAACGCTTGAATCCCTGGACAATGCAAGAGATATTCTTTCAACCGACGATGTCCTGAAAAACCTATCCAAAAATTATAAATATTCTATCGACAAAGAATCGTACATCAGAGCCAGAATTTTTGATATGCTTTTAGGAGATTGGGACAGACATTCTGATCAATGGAAATGGGCAGAATATAAAGACGGTGATAAGATCATCTATAAGCCGATTCCAAGAGACCGTGACCAGGCTTTCAGCAAGTATGACGGTGCTGCATTTAAACTGATCATGAACGTTCCGGCTATCCGCCATATGAAAACGTTCAAGGAAGACATTCAAAGTGTAAAACTCCTGGCTACAGAACCTTATCCTATTGATCTTGTTTTCTTAAAAGGTTCAACACAGGAAGAATGGGTTGCACAGGCAAAATATATTCAGGAACACCTTACTGATGCTGATATCAATGAAGCATTCGATCATTTGCCGAAAGAGGTTAGAGATGAAACCAGTGAGGATATTCAGAGAAAATTAAAATTAAGAAAAGAAAAACTACAGGACTATGCTGTTCAGTATTATGATGTTTTACAGGAAAAAGTTCCGTTAGCAGGAACTGTAAACCAGGATAAATTTGTAATCGTTAAAAATGCAAATTCCGTTGATGTTAAACAGTATAAACTTGACGATAAAGGTGAAAACCCTGAATTGGTATTTGAAAAAACATATTACGACAATAAAACCAAAGAGCTTTGGATCTACGGTCTTGAAGATGATGATGTTTACGATGTGTCAGGAAACGGCAAACCTAAAATGAATATCAGATTGGTGGGAGGAGATAATCACGATGTGTATAATGTTGCCAACGGAAAAAAGATCAGCATCTATGATTTTAAATCCCAAAAGAATACCTATAACGCAGGTTCAGCGGCCAAACATATTTCTGATGATTATGATGTTAACACCTATAATTACAAGCATCCGAAGTATAACTTCTTTGCCGGCTATCCCAATGCAGATTACAATCCGGATGATGGATTGATTATCGGTGTTTTAGCCAATTATACAGTAAATAACTTCGTTCGTGATCCATTTACACAGAAACATAGTTTAAAAGCCAATTTTTACACCAATACGGCAGGTTTCAGCCTTGCTTACAAAGGTATCTTTAAGAAAGCAATTTCAGGATGGGATTTCAATCTTGATGCAGCCTATACCACTCCCCGTTTTTCCGAAAACTTCTTTGGATTATCCAATGAAAGTGAATATGACCGTGAGGATACTAAAGCAAAGTACAACAGGGCCAGGATCTCAAAATTTAATTTTGCACCTTCCATTTCAAAGAAGAGCTGGCTTAATTTAAGCCATCAGTTTCAGCTTACCTTTGAAGACAATAAGGTACAGAGAAAGGGTGACCGCTTTGTGGATCAATCTCCTGATGTAAATCCTGGTGTTTTCAAAAGTCAGCAATTCGGAGGAGCCAATTATACCTTTAGTTTCAAAAACCTTGATAATAATGCTTTTCCTACCTTAGGTCTGGAATTTGTCGCGAGCGTGAACTGGAAAACCAATCTCTCGGACTTCGACAGAAACTTTTTATTTGTAAACGGATCATTAAATATTCACCACAGAATTGATAAAAAAGCAAATTTTGTTTTTTCGAATTCCAATAATGTAATGTGGATCAACAACAATAATTTTGAGTTTTATCAGGCGGCAAGTATCGGAGGTAATAATGGCTTAAGGGCATTCAGAAATGACCGGTTTTCCGGAAAATCGTACTTCACTAACAACTCCGAGATCCGTTGGGACTTTGGAAGGATCAAAAATAATATTATTCCGGCTAATCTGGGTATATTGGTTGGATATGATCTGGGACGGGTTTGGAATGATAACGAGAATTCCAGAAAATGGCATCAGGCTGCAGGAGTTGGTTTATGGTTAAGCCTTGTCGAAATGTTTTCCGCAAGATTAAACTATTTCTATGGATCTGACGGGGGAAGAATTTCTGCAGGCGTAGGAATGAATTTCTAA
- a CDS encoding DUF5706 domain-containing protein — protein MDILQKAKNYVENLFKDKLSSVYFYHNFIHTTYTVNKAEEIMKNTPVSKEDQEKVILALWFHDAGYVECAQDHEEKGVEIMKNFLINENYPENYIEDVSKLILATKINYEPQNLLEKIAKDADCSHFASHDYNDISDSLRKEWELTNVRCFSNDEWNAGNLELLKNKHKYYTDYAKENWEPLKKKNIKKIEKKLEKEEEKKENSDAKDNKKEPKEPKSDRSVDTLFRVTLNNHTRLSDIADSKANILLSVNAIIISVCLSVLVPKLDAPKNAHLIVPSFLLLISSVMTIIFAILSTKPNVTKTKFTNTDVSNRKVNLLFFGNFHQMIFDDYHNAMKDLIKDRDYIYDSMVKDLYYLGKVLDRKYKLLSITYQIFMAGIIISVLSFAYAFLTL, from the coding sequence ATGGATATTTTACAAAAAGCTAAAAATTATGTTGAAAACTTATTCAAAGATAAGTTATCTTCTGTATATTTCTATCATAATTTTATTCATACCACATATACGGTTAACAAGGCCGAAGAAATAATGAAAAATACTCCTGTCTCCAAAGAAGACCAGGAGAAAGTGATATTAGCTCTGTGGTTTCATGATGCAGGATATGTTGAATGTGCTCAGGATCATGAAGAGAAGGGAGTAGAGATTATGAAAAATTTTCTCATCAATGAAAATTATCCTGAAAATTATATCGAAGACGTTTCTAAATTGATTTTGGCGACAAAGATCAACTATGAACCACAGAATTTACTGGAGAAAATAGCAAAAGATGCCGATTGCAGTCATTTTGCAAGCCATGATTATAATGATATTTCAGATTCTTTAAGGAAAGAGTGGGAGCTTACCAATGTAAGATGCTTTTCTAATGATGAATGGAATGCCGGAAACCTTGAGCTTCTGAAAAACAAGCATAAATATTATACCGATTATGCCAAAGAAAATTGGGAGCCTTTAAAGAAAAAGAATATTAAGAAGATTGAGAAGAAGTTGGAAAAGGAAGAGGAGAAGAAGGAAAATTCCGATGCTAAAGACAATAAAAAAGAACCTAAAGAACCGAAATCCGACAGAAGTGTGGATACTCTGTTCAGGGTTACTTTAAATAACCATACCCGCCTTAGTGATATTGCAGACAGCAAGGCCAACATATTACTTTCTGTAAATGCGATTATTATCTCGGTTTGTCTTTCAGTTCTGGTACCAAAGCTGGATGCACCTAAAAACGCCCACCTGATTGTACCTAGTTTTCTGTTGCTTATTTCAAGTGTGATGACCATTATTTTTGCCATCTTATCCACAAAGCCGAATGTGACAAAAACGAAATTTACGAACACAGATGTTAGCAATAGAAAAGTAAACCTCCTGTTTTTTGGAAACTTTCATCAGATGATCTTTGATGATTACCATAATGCAATGAAGGATCTGATCAAGGACAGGGATTATATCTATGATTCGATGGTAAAAGACCTGTATTACCTGGGAAAGGTACTGGATAGAAAATATAAACTTTTATCGATTACGTATCAGATTTTCATGGCAGGAATTATAATTTCCGTACTTTCTTTTGCCTATGCATTCCTTACACTTTAA